The Clostridia bacterium sequence AATTTTAAAGATAAAAGAAGATGAAAATATAGATGTTTTTTCAATAAAAAGTTTTGATTCTATACCAGAAGAACTAGGGGAAGGTAATGGATTAGGGGATGTGTTGGTTCAGGAAAAAGTTCCTGTAGCAGCAGAATCAGATATTCATGGTGCAATAAGCTCTGTATTGTTAGAAGCAGCTGCAGCAGTAGATGAGCCAAGCTTTTTCCCTGAATATACAGTGCGTCATCCGGAGAATGATAATGGAATACTATTATGGCATGCATCTGCTCCGTTATCATTGAAGGATCCTCAATATGACAAAGTGCAAATATTGCCTCCTTGGATTTTAAAAGGTTTACCTCCTACAAGTTTGCAGTTCAAGCTGAAAGATGGACCTTTAACATGTTGTCGTTTTGATGGAGATACAGGGGAATATAGACTGGGTATAGGGCAAGGCAGGACAATACCCGGACCAAAGACAAGGGAGATATATACATGGATGGAGGTACCTGATTGGGCAAGTTGGGAAAGGAAACTGATGGAGGGGCCTTATATCCATCACTGTTCTTGTATTTATGACCATTGCGGTGATGTGCTGGAAGAGGCATGTAAATATATTCCCGGATTAAAGGCTGAAAGATTTGATAAATGAAGCATCGATATTTTAAAGTATTTAAAATATCGGCAGGAACCGTGAGTTATTATAATTCAATAAAAATTGTTTATTAATCCGGTAGATTAGCGTCATTGGTTATCCAAGAGTATAGAATGGATAAATGATGTTAAGCTATCGGGTTTTTATTTATTATTATTTTATGTGTATTAGAACTAAAATAAAAAATATAAAAAAAAGAAGGATTTTTAAAAAAAATGTAGAATATATTAAACATACCGAAAACGGTAACGGAAAATATAACTAGGAGAACGAAATGGGAAAAAAACTAACACTACAGGATATTGCTGATAAAGCAGGGGTTTCTAAAGCGACGGTATATAGAGCGATCAACAATAAAGGGGATATAAATCAAGAAACTAAACAAACCATTATGGATATTGTAAAGAAATTGGATTATAGACCTAATAAGGTTGCACGATCCCTTGCATTGAAGAACAGTAAAAAAATAGGAGTTGTGCTCAGAGGCATTCCCTCTTTTTATTGGGGTGAGGTAGAAAAAGGAATTAAAAAAGCTGAAGAAGAGCTAAACGATTTTGGCATACAAGTGATTATCCATAAAATGGATGAGCTTAGAAGTCCAGAACAGATGATTATTCTTATAGATAAGTTAGTCGAGCAAAAGGTCGATGCAATTGTTATGGTTCCTTTGAATAGCAGCAAATTAAAAGAGAAGATCATTGATTTGGATTCTAAAGGCATCACTGTAGTTACCATAAATGATGATATAGATGTTGATGCTAGAAAATTCTATGTAGGCCCTCATATATTTCAGAGTGGAAAAGTGGCAGGAGAGCTGATGGGTAAATTCCTGAGGGGAAAAGGAAATGTAGTGGTAATAAACGGTGTGTTAGAATCCTTAACTTATGAAGAAAGATCAAAAGGCTTTGCAAAAGTTATAAATGATGAATATCCTGATATTGATATTGTAGCTAACTATAATTATGATTTTATAAAAAGCCAATCCCATAACATTAAAATCATCAAAAACATACTGGAAAGTATACCGGATTTATCAGGTATATATGACGTGGATGGAGCATCATTATATCAAATAGGTAATATAGTAAAGAGTAGTTCAAAGCTGAAAGATGTAGTATTAATAGGGCATGAGATATGGGAGGGAGTCGAAGAGCTGATAGAAAAAGACATTATACAGGCCACTATAAGTCAGGATCCCTTTGCCCAAGGCTATTTTTCTATAAAACTTTTGTATAATTTTTTAATTGATAATCAATTGCCTGACTATAAACGTATGTATACAAGATTAGATATTATAATGCAGGGAAACATGAAAAGACAGGAAAACATATTGAATCCTTATTATATTAAATGACAATAATTTTTTGCATTTTCCGTAACCGGGTACGGGGAATGCAAGGGACGATTTGTTTGACAGCAAGAAAAACTAGGTAGTATATTTTCCATCATTGCTGTTATTTAAATAAATTAATAAATCTAAATCAAACCAAAATTCAAAAAATCAAAAAGGAGAGATGGATATGTCAATGTCAGGAAGAGATATAAGAATGGAAAAACTACTGTCCAAAGGTGAAAATGCAGTTATAATAGCTGTAGACCATGGGTATATGGATGGTCCTATTCCTGAAATGGAAGACCTGCCTGAAACAATAAAAAAGATAGACCCTGCTGTAGATGGAATACTCTTAAGCCCAGGCATGCTCAAAAACTGCAAACACGCCTTCGACTACAAAGGAGCACCCATCCCTATAGTGCGCCTGAACTGGAGCACAGTATTCTGCTTTGAATGGGGCTATGAGAAAGCATACACCGTAAAAGCCTTCTCACCCCAAGACGCAGTAGCCTTAGGTGCAGAGATAGCATTGATATCCCTAACCACCAAGACTGGCAGCGAGAGAACAGACGTAGAAAATGTAGAACTGTTTGCAAAAATGGCCTCAGAGTGTAGACAGCTAGGCATACCTGTAATAGGCGAATGCTTCCCCAATGATAGCGACAACCTGAGCAAAGAAGAAATGCACGATGCAGTGTTAAGAGGAACTAGAATATTGGCAGAACTAGGAGCAGACATGATAAAAACCTTCTACACATACAAATTTGAAGAAGTGATAGAAGGCTGTCCAATACCTGTATTCGGCCTAGGAGGTCACACCACACCTGACCCCATCGATTCCTTGATATTAGCTAAAGAAGAGATAGAAAAAGGAGCCAAAGGAGTAGTATTTGGCAGGAACGCAATACAACGACCTGACCCTCAAGCATACCAAAAGGCATTGTGTGAAGTGGTAAAATCAGGTTTAAGCCCTGAAGATGCTGTAAAAAAATATAATTTATAATTTTTTATCAAATAATTTAGAATTTGTAAATTTATAGGGGGACTAAAAATGAAAGAGGAAATAATGGTTCTAAACGAAGATTTGATTAAGGAAAATTTATCAGTAAAAGAAGTAATAGACAGAATAGAGGAAACCTATAAATGGTATGCTCAGGGCAAAATAATAATGCCATCCAAATTAACCCTTGATATGAGTGGTTTGAATGTACCAAATTGGATGAATTCAATGCCAGCTTATATAGAGCCCTGTGATACGGTAGGTATAAAGTGGGTAGGGGGATTCATAAACAATCCTAAAAAAGGATTACCCTATATTAAAGCTAAAATATTAATCAATGATCCTCAAACAGGTCTTATGCGGGCACTATTATTCGGGGACTGGATTTCAGATATAAGAACCGGTGCTCAAACAGCGGTAGCGGCAAAATATTTAGCTGTAGAACAGCCTAAAATAGTTACAATTATAGGCTGTGGCGTCCAGGGATTCTCTACTCTAGAATGTTTATTAGAGACTTTTGAGTTTGATGAAATAAGATTATGTGACTTAAACCAACAAAACATGAAGGATTTTGCAGAAAAATTAAAGCAAATCACAACTACTCCAATAAAAACTTTCACGGAAAATGAAAAGGGAGTTAGAGACTCGGATATCATAGTGACAGCCACCACAGCGGATGCACCCTTGGTAAAAAACGAATGGGTTAAAGAGGGAGCTCTTGTTTCAACAATAGGTTCATTTCAAGAACTAGATGAAAAATTAGTGCTTGGTTGTGACAAAATAGTGGTAGACCAATTAGGACAGCATTATCACAGAGGAGAATTTGTAAAATTATTCGAAAGCGGAAAATTAGCCAAAGAGAATGTTCATGGGGAGATAACACAGATAATGAGCGGAA is a genomic window containing:
- a CDS encoding substrate-binding domain-containing protein; this translates as MGKKLTLQDIADKAGVSKATVYRAINNKGDINQETKQTIMDIVKKLDYRPNKVARSLALKNSKKIGVVLRGIPSFYWGEVEKGIKKAEEELNDFGIQVIIHKMDELRSPEQMIILIDKLVEQKVDAIVMVPLNSSKLKEKIIDLDSKGITVVTINDDIDVDARKFYVGPHIFQSGKVAGELMGKFLRGKGNVVVINGVLESLTYEERSKGFAKVINDEYPDIDIVANYNYDFIKSQSHNIKIIKNILESIPDLSGIYDVDGASLYQIGNIVKSSSKLKDVVLIGHEIWEGVEELIEKDIIQATISQDPFAQGYFSIKLLYNFLIDNQLPDYKRMYTRLDIIMQGNMKRQENILNPYYIK
- a CDS encoding ornithine cyclodeaminase family protein, which translates into the protein MKEEIMVLNEDLIKENLSVKEVIDRIEETYKWYAQGKIIMPSKLTLDMSGLNVPNWMNSMPAYIEPCDTVGIKWVGGFINNPKKGLPYIKAKILINDPQTGLMRALLFGDWISDIRTGAQTAVAAKYLAVEQPKIVTIIGCGVQGFSTLECLLETFEFDEIRLCDLNQQNMKDFAEKLKQITTTPIKTFTENEKGVRDSDIIVTATTADAPLVKNEWVKEGALVSTIGSFQELDEKLVLGCDKIVVDQLGQHYHRGEFVKLFESGKLAKENVHGEITQIMSGKIKGREDNKERIVMSIVGMGCLDISIAAMLYEKLKK